The stretch of DNA ATATATCATAATAATATATGCTTGTTATTCTGTAATTGTATTAAGGTGGAGCAGCCTTGGGTTGCCGCATGGATTAAGAGGATTCCGGTAAATGACTTACCCGTTCCCAATGGGTGCTCCTGCCAAAGGTAGGAATACCGATGTATCCCCGCAGCTCCAGTTTATCACCTTTCATTCTGGCCTGACCCTTGTAAATTTTACCATTTTCAGGATCATAGACCTGACCGTCTTTCCATCCGTCTCTTTCAGCAGATCTGAAACCCCAGGCAATGGTCAGTCCAAGAATGGGATTGTTTCTTTTTTTAGGATCAGGATTCAGATTATCCACAAGCTCTTCACCTTCATCATCCGTGGATTCCCTGAGCCATACAATCTGGGCAGCCCAGCTTTTATTTTCAGGCAGGGGGATGATTTCCACTATGGATTTTCCTCCTTCGGTCTTCCACAGGCCAGTGGGAGGTTCTAGGGATTGTGAAAATACGGGGGTGGATAAAAGGGTGATTAAGAAAAAGATAAAGGGGATACTGCTTCTTTGCATAAAAAACCTCCTCATCCTATTGTTGGACTGTGAATCCGTATCTGCAGGATCTGATTGAGAAACATTGTTTACAACAGGAATGGACAAATGGCAAGCAGGTATTTTGTATGAAAAGTATGAAAAATACCCACAGGCCTCTATGCATGAAAAGTTGTTTTTTGCCTAAGGGGAAGATTTTTCTATGGAAGAATCAGGCCTTTTTTCAGATCTGCAATGGAGCTGAAATTATTTTTTATCATATAAACCTTAAGGCCCCCAACAATCTCTGAGGTGACCTTCGGATTGATGAAGTTGCCCGTTCCCACGGCTACGGCACTGGCACCGGCCAGAAAAAATTCCACGGCATCCTCTGCATTCATGATCCCCCCAAGGCCGATCACCGGAATTGATACGCAGGCACTGGTTTCCCATACCATGCGGAGGGCAACGGGTTTGATGGCAGGTCCTGAAAGTCCGCCTGTTATATTGGCAAGCTTGGGTTTTCTCGTTTTTATGTCGATACCCATGCCCGTGAGGGTATTAATGAGGCTTAAGGCGTCGGCACCTGCCCCTTCAACACTGCGGGCAATCACTTTTATATCCGTTACATTGGGAGAAAGTTTTACAATGAGGGGTTTGCTGCTGACTTTGCGTACGCTTTCCGTCAGGCGGGCTGCAGCATCCGGGTCTGTGCCAAAGGCCAGACCTCCTGCTTTGACGTTGGGGCAGGAGATGTTCAGCTCCAGTGCTGCGATGTCCGGCTCCCTTTCAAGGCGCAGGGCAAGTTTTCTGTAATCCTCTTCGCTTTTTCCGTAAAGGTTGGCAATGACGGGCGTTCCATGGGTTTTAAGAAGGGGCAGCTTGTTCTTCAGAAAGGCTTCTGCGCCTATATTTTCAAGACCCACGGCATTGAGGAGGCCAGATGCGGTTTCCACCACTCTGGGTTCCGGATTTCCTGCCGAGGGTTCCAGGGAAAGACCTTTGACAATGATGGCACCGATGCGGGAAAGGTTTGTAGCTTCTGCGTATTCAAGGCCGTAACCGAAGGTTCCTGAAGCAGTGAGTACTGGGTTTTTCAGTTTCAGTCCTGCGATGTTTACACAAAGATCAGGCAGCATCTTTTTTCCTTGTTTTTGGAATGTCTGAGGATAGGGCCTTTGGAGGATAGGGCCTTGCCTTAGGCCAGCGCCTCGTTTATAGACGGAAGGGCATCTTTGTGGCAAGAGAAGATGTTTTTTTTAAAAATCAATATTATTATCAGGGAGAGGACATGGGCAAAACCATTACAGAAAAGATATTTGATGCCCACCGGGTGGATAATCCGGCAGGAGATATTCAGGTGATCCGCCTGGATGCGGTTTTCTGCCATGAGATTACAACCCCTGTGGCCATCAATGATCTCGTGGCCCGGGGCAAGGATCGGGTGTTTGATCCTTCTAAAATCAAGGCCGTGATTGATCATGTGACACCGGCCAAAGATTCCAAAACCGCAGAACAGGGCAAGATTATCCGGGACTGGGCCAGACGGCACGGCATAATGGATTTTTTTGATATTGGCCGCAACGGTGTCTGCCATGCTCTGTTTCCGGAAAAGGGGTTTGTCCGGCCGGGGTATACGGTTATTATGGGCGATTCCCATACCTGTACCCACGGAGCCTTTGGAGCCTTTGCAGCCGGTGTTGGTACCACAGACCTTGAGGTGGGGATTTTAAAGGGAGTTTGTGCCTTCAAGGCCCCACGTACTCTTAAAGTGGAGGTTACGGGCAGTCTGCCTGCCGGTGTATATGCCAAGGATGTGATCCTTGCCCTCATCGGAGAGCTGGGTGTGAATGGTGCCACCAACAAGGTCATTGAATTTACAGGTCCTGTGGTGGATGCCATGAGCATGGAGTCCCGCATGACCCTCTGCAATATGGCCATTGAAGCTGGAGGTACCTGCGGGGTCTGTTATCCCGATGCCGTGACCGTGGATTATCTCTGGCCCTTCATAGAAAAGGATTATCCTTCAAAGGAAGCTGCCCTTGCGGACTATTCTCAGTGGATTTCCGATTCGGATGCGGAATATGACGGGACCATGACCCTTGATGTTTCAGGTCTTTCTCCCATGATGACCTTCGGGTATAAGCCGGATCAGGTAAAGCCCGTTTCCGAGATGGAGGGATCGCCTGTGGATCAGGTCTATATCGGTTCCTGCACCAATGGGCGCATCGAAGATCTTCGGGTGGCGGCTGCCGTGTTGAAAGGCAGACGCATTGCGGATACGGTTCGCGGTGTTGTTTCTCCTGCCACGCCGGAAGTTTATCGCATGGCTCTGGCGGAAGGTATTATTGGAATTTTCATGGATGCGGGTTTTTGTGTGACTAATCCTACCTGCGGTGCCTGTCTTGGAATGAGCAACGGGGTGCTTGCCGAAGGTGAGGTCTGTGCTGCCACCACAAACCGGAATTTCAATGGCCGCATGGGCAAGGGGGGCATGGTGCATCTC from Desulfobotulus mexicanus encodes:
- a CDS encoding dihydroorotate dehydrogenase; the encoded protein is MLPDLCVNIAGLKLKNPVLTASGTFGYGLEYAEATNLSRIGAIIVKGLSLEPSAGNPEPRVVETASGLLNAVGLENIGAEAFLKNKLPLLKTHGTPVIANLYGKSEEDYRKLALRLEREPDIAALELNISCPNVKAGGLAFGTDPDAAARLTESVRKVSSKPLIVKLSPNVTDIKVIARSVEGAGADALSLINTLTGMGIDIKTRKPKLANITGGLSGPAIKPVALRMVWETSACVSIPVIGLGGIMNAEDAVEFFLAGASAVAVGTGNFINPKVTSEIVGGLKVYMIKNNFSSIADLKKGLILP
- a CDS encoding 3-isopropylmalate dehydratase large subunit, producing MGKTITEKIFDAHRVDNPAGDIQVIRLDAVFCHEITTPVAINDLVARGKDRVFDPSKIKAVIDHVTPAKDSKTAEQGKIIRDWARRHGIMDFFDIGRNGVCHALFPEKGFVRPGYTVIMGDSHTCTHGAFGAFAAGVGTTDLEVGILKGVCAFKAPRTLKVEVTGSLPAGVYAKDVILALIGELGVNGATNKVIEFTGPVVDAMSMESRMTLCNMAIEAGGTCGVCYPDAVTVDYLWPFIEKDYPSKEAALADYSQWISDSDAEYDGTMTLDVSGLSPMMTFGYKPDQVKPVSEMEGSPVDQVYIGSCTNGRIEDLRVAAAVLKGRRIADTVRGVVSPATPEVYRMALAEGIIGIFMDAGFCVTNPTCGACLGMSNGVLAEGEVCAATTNRNFNGRMGKGGMVHLMSPATAAATALTGKISNSLLYTGKEACA
- a CDS encoding DUF2147 domain-containing protein is translated as MRRFFMQRSSIPFIFFLITLLSTPVFSQSLEPPTGLWKTEGGKSIVEIIPLPENKSWAAQIVWLRESTDDEGEELVDNLNPDPKKRNNPILGLTIAWGFRSAERDGWKDGQVYDPENGKIYKGQARMKGDKLELRGYIGIPTFGRSTHWERVSHLPESS